The following proteins are encoded in a genomic region of Rattus rattus isolate New Zealand chromosome 2, Rrattus_CSIRO_v1, whole genome shotgun sequence:
- the Plekha4 gene encoding pleckstrin homology domain-containing family A member 4, with protein MEQGRPRSSLSLTSSASTVSSLSSLSAKRPTRVVHKVHAFGKRNNALRRDPNLPVHIRGWLHKQDSSGLRLWKRRWFVLSGHCLFYYKDSREESVLGSVLLPSYSVRPDGPGAPRGRRFTFTAEHPGMRTYVLAADTLEDLRGWLRALGKASRAEGEDCGLPRSPARPRPGEGPGGPGGPPEVNRREEGRTSESPEVARLSRGPGRHEMHAPGSSADLQPDTWRTRSPEPFSPLSRPPSPLSLPRPRSAPVRRPPLSAGDISFPARPHTPLSRIDVRPPLDWGPQRQTLSRPPIPRRGPFSEAGGGRPPRSPQPRTPEHRTQSTQVSSGSSTYLQLPPRPPGTQASMILLPGPPVDSTLHQSLETDTLLTKLCGQDRLLRQLQEDLDKRQEEKEQLEAALELTRQQLGQATREAAASGKAWGRQRLLQDRLVNVRAALCHLTQERERVWDTYSGLEQDLGTLRETLEYLLHLGSPQDRASAQQQLWMVEDTLAGLGGPQKQPPHTEPKSPSPAPQREESSERESLSESLELSSPQSPEVDWGQPPGGDRALSSSQSGVGSPRVSRASSPECRQQSSPLLRTKAPLARPRMSAQEQLERMRRNQACGLPLPRPTSPRLLTLGRTLSPAPRQPDMEQRPIVGAAKWLRSSGSWSSPRHSTTYSPVSGGHRERVLSLSQALATEASQWHRLMTASPERNLDTRGDCLQPSPQPPNEELPQVSSSPTSHKANSATTGFSCQGSGRGLALWEPRWDPGKAPPALAQEEGAWPLRVTLLQSSF; from the exons GATAGCTCAGGCCTCCGGCTGTGGAAACGCCGTTGGTTCGTCCTTTCAGGCCATTGCCTCTTCTACTACAAGG ACAGCAGAGAAGAGAGTGTCCTGGGCAGTGTACTGTTACCCAGCTACAGTGTCAGGCCCGACGGGCCAGGAGCCCCACGAGGCCGACGATTCACCTTCACG GCAGAGCACCCGGGCATGAGGACCTATGTCCTTGCAGCTGACACATTGGAGGACCTGAGAGGTTGGCTTCGAGCACTGGGAAAGGCCTCTCGTGCAGAGGGGGAAGATTG TGGACTACCGAGGTCCCCTGCACGTCCCAGGCCTGGGGAAGGTCCTGGGGGTCCCGGAGGACCCCCCGAGGTgaacagaagggaagaggggCGAACCTCAGAATCACCAGAGGTAGCTCGGCTCTCCAGAGGTCCTGGCAGACATGAAATGCACGCTCCCGGCTCTTCAGCTGATCTGCAGCCTGACACCTGGAGAACCAGGAGCCCAGA GCCGTTCTCACCCCTCTCCCGGCCTCCCTCCCCTCTGAGCCTTCCTCGCCCTCGTTCTGCCCCGGTCAGGCGACCACCTCTCTCAGCAGGAGACATTTCATTTCCTGCTCGACCGCACACTCCCTTGAGTCGCATCGATGTCCGACCTCCTCTGGATTGGGGACCCCAAAGACAGACCCTCTCCCGACCTCCCATTCCACGCCGAGGACCTTTCTCTGAAGCAGGCGGAGGACGGCCACCCAGGAGCCCCCAGCCCCGGACACCAGAGCATAGAACACAG TCTACCCAGGTCTCCTCTGGTTCATCCACCTACCTCCAGCTGCCCCCAAGACCCCCTGGCACCCAGGCTTCCATGATTTTGCTG CCAGGACCCCCTGTGGACTCAACTTTGCATCAGAGCTTGGAGACAGAT ACTTTGTTGACCAAGCTGTGTGGGCAGGACCGGCTCCTGAGGCAGCTACAAGAGGATCTGgacaagaggcaggaagagaag GAGCAGCTAGAGGCAGCCTTGGAGCTGACCCGGCAGCAGCTGGGTCAGGCTACCCGGGAGGCTGCAGCTTCTGGGAAGGCCTGGGGTCGCCAACGCCTCCTGCAGGACCGGCTGGTGAATGTGAGGGCTGCTCTGTGTCACCTGACTCAG GAGCGAGAGCGGGTTTGGGACACGTACAGCGGCCTGGAGCAGGATCTCGGCACGTTAAGAGAGACTCTCGAGTACCTGCTGCACCTCGGGTCTCCCCAG GACCGTGCGTCTgcccagcagcagctgtggatGGTGGAGGACACATTGGCAGGTCTAGGTGGCCCCCAGAAACAGCCCCCACATACTGAGCCCAAGTCTCCATCCCCTGCACCCCAACGAGAGGAGTCCTCAGAGCGGGAG AGCCTTTCAGAGTCACTGGAGCTCAGCTCCCCTCAGTCCCCTGAGGTGGACTGGGGTCAACCCCCAGGAGGTGACAGagccctcagcagctctcagtCAG GTGTCGGGTCTCCAAGGGTCTCCCGGGCATCCAGCCCTGAATGTCGCCAACAGTCATCTCCGCTGCTGAGAACTAAG GCCCCGCTGGCGCGGCCTAGGATGAGCGCTCAGGAGCAGCTGGAGCGCATGCGTAGAAACCAAGCATGTGGGCTCCCTCTTCCTCGCCCTACCTCCCCAAGGCTCCTGACCCTGGGAAGGACACTATCCCCAGCTCCACGCCAGCCTGACATGGAGCAGAGG CCTATTGTAGGAGCTGCGAAATGGCTCAGGAGTTCCGGGTCGTGGAGTAG TCCTAGGCACTCCACAACCTACTCACCCGTGTCTGGAGGCCACCGGGAACGAGTGCTCAGCCTCTCCCAAGCTCTTGCTACAGAGGCTTCCCAGTGGCACAGGCTGATGACAG CCTCTCCAGAGAGAAATTTGGACACCAGGGGAGACTGTCTCCAGCCAAGCCCACAGCCTCCCAATGAAGAACTGCCCCAGGTCTCCTCGTCCCCAACTTCTCACAAGGCTAACTCGGCTACCACAGGGTTCTCATGCCAAGGGAGCGGGAGAGGCCTGGCTCTGTGGGAGCCCAGGTGGGACCCTGGGAAGGCCCCTCCAGCTCTGGCCCAGGAAGAGGGGGCATGGCCCCTGAGAGTCACTCTGCTGCAGTCCAGCTTTTGA